Proteins encoded by one window of Candidatus Methanoperedens sp.:
- a CDS encoding nucleotidyltransferase domain-containing protein gives MLHALEKRFNPICIILYGSRAKGTFTNTSDIDIIVISNNFEQDFLFRIKDLIDSNTSSFHIEPLGYTQSEFEIMLESYRITALDAISEGIPLFGAEYFNSLKDKLSELEKNGLYKSKTSWHIPVAVMG, from the coding sequence ATATTGCACGCGCTTGAAAAGAGATTCAATCCAATTTGCATTATTCTCTATGGCTCCAGAGCTAAAGGGACTTTTACAAATACCAGCGATATAGATATTATAGTAATAAGCAATAACTTCGAACAGGATTTTCTATTCAGGATAAAGGATTTGATAGATTCAAATACTTCATCTTTTCATATTGAACCTCTTGGTTATACTCAATCTGAGTTTGAAATAATGCTTGAATCATACAGAATTACAGCGCTTGATGCAATAAGTGAAGGGATACCATTATTTGGTGCTGAATACTTCAACAGTTTGAAGGATAAACTCAGCGAACTTGAAAAAAATGGACTCTATAAAAGCAAAACTTCATGGCATATTCCAGTCGCTGTGATGGGGTAA